CTCGGGCCTGCGCTACCAGATCGTCGGGTACAAGGTGAACCCCGAGACGGAACGTATCGATATGGAAGAGGTGCGTCGCCTCGCGCACGAGCACAAGCCGAAGATGATCATCGCGGGGGCGAGTGCCTACAGCCGCATCATCGACTTCGCGGCCTTCCGCGAGATCGCGGACGAGGTGGGGGCGCTGCTGTTCGCGGACATCGCCCATATCGCGGGCCTGATCGCGGCGGGGGTGCATCCGAACGCGTTGCCGCACGCGCACGTCGTCGCCAGCACGACGCACAAGACCCTGCGCGGGCCGCGCGGCGGCGTGATCCTCAGCAATGACCCGGAGATCGGCGCCAAGATCGACCGGGCCGTCTTCCCCGGCTACCAGGGCGGGCCGCTGGAACACGTGATCGCCGCGAAGGCCGTCGCCTTCTGGGAAGCCCTCCAGCCCGAGTTCAAGGAATACGCCGCGCAGATCATCAAGAACGCGCAGGCGTTGGCGCAGGCCTTTCAGGACAGGGGCTACCGCGTCGTGTCGGGCGGCACCGACAACCACCTCCTCGTGCTGGACCTGCGCCCGCAGGGGCTGAACGGGACCAAGGCGACCAGGCGGCTCGACGCCAACGACATCACCATCAGCAAATCCACGCTGCCCTACGACACCGAAAAGATTCTGCACGGCGGCGGCATCCGCATCGGCACGCCCGCCGTCACCACGCGCGGGATGAAGGAGGGGGACATGCAGACCGTCGCCGACCTGATCGACCGCGCGCTGAAGGGCGAGGACGTGAAGGCCGAGGTCCACGCCTTCGCCGGGGGCTTTCCCATTCCCTGAACCCAGCCGAGGAACCGACCCCCGGGGCCACCTGGGGGATTTGTTTTGCCAGATTTTTGTGAGATTTCTCAAGTTAAGTTCATACCATGACCGCCTTCCCCTTCGCTGGCGAGGTGCCGACCGCCCCGCATGACCTGTCGCTGCACCTGACACGTCTGGGCCTGACGGCGCCCGATCTGGGGAGCGCGATGCAGCCCGTACTGGACGTGCTGGTGAGCCGGACGGCGGCGGTGGGCGCGGGGTACTTTCAGTTGCGGGACACCACGCTGGCCTACCACGCGCGGGCGGCCAGCGGGGACATGCCACAGGGGCCTCTGATGGAGGCGCTGCTG
The window above is part of the Deinococcus metallilatus genome. Proteins encoded here:
- the glyA gene encoding serine hydroxymethyltransferase, which codes for MTTADKPAVRDTAVFDLIAQEAERQRVGLELIASENFTSAEVRAAQGSVLTNKYAEGYPGKRWYGGCEVVDEVERLAIERVKELFGAEWANVQPHSGSSANLAVYNALLEPGDIVLGMDLSHGGHLTHGSPVNFSGLRYQIVGYKVNPETERIDMEEVRRLAHEHKPKMIIAGASAYSRIIDFAAFREIADEVGALLFADIAHIAGLIAAGVHPNALPHAHVVASTTHKTLRGPRGGVILSNDPEIGAKIDRAVFPGYQGGPLEHVIAAKAVAFWEALQPEFKEYAAQIIKNAQALAQAFQDRGYRVVSGGTDNHLLVLDLRPQGLNGTKATRRLDANDITISKSTLPYDTEKILHGGGIRIGTPAVTTRGMKEGDMQTVADLIDRALKGEDVKAEVHAFAGGFPIP